TAGGGAGGTAATGACGACATCAATATGGGAAATTAACTGACATTAGTGGAGGTCGGAGATAGAAATAGACCGGAAATATAGAAATAGGAGGTAGAAAGTGATATTCTAATAGTTTCCATGACCAAAACATAATGAAACTTGCGGAAGAATGTAGGGGTTTTCTGTAGTACTGTACAGTTAATAAAGCATTAGAAGGGATCCTTCAAAGGGATGTAAGAATGGGTGAAAGTTGTGGTCAGACTTAAGAGTTCTTCATGATGCAGTCATTTTACACTCATTCCCAGGGCCACATTCTATTCTCTACATTTGAAAGAGCCGAAGAAAAAAATCATGGAGTTGTTCATAAGTTTGGGTGATTATAGCCATAGCTAATTAGCGACAGGTTTCAATTAAACCATTAAGCAAGAAGCTAATCTCCACCATTTCTCCAACCTCTCATTTGAGCTCAGATATTCATTCTTTTGACAAATGGTATTCATTTTCTCacatatataaatattcatattcaCACTGATGCAAATGGTTTTTCAACAACGTAACGTGCATGTGTACAGTGGGGTTGCAGTGCTGTCTAGTGGTCACCAGGTGTACTGCAACATATATTAATTTACATCTTTAAAACTCCCTTGGGTGGCAGTAAAGAGTAGTGTCTCATACTAACCCATTGTATTGTATTGGAACAGGTGTGTAAACTGGGTTTAGTAAAGTCATTGTGCTGGAGACCACTGTACTACATCAATCTTTCTTTTCCTAATCCATACACTGAATCTGAGTCTGTGATCAATCCCTGTTGCCTAACAGTGGAGCGAACAAGGTCCCTTAACGTGTGAAAATACATGACACATTCATTGTGACAACCTAGCAACCATAGTACAGTAAAAGGCAATTGCCTAACAACCGTTGACAGTACAGGGAGTTCTACCTGTATATGAGCGAGACCTACCGTACATGACCCTTTATCACGTTCCCAATCACGTGGTTTAGAAAAAGCAAGACTGATCACAGTGGAGTCTCTCACAGAGTCTATTCCAGTGACCAGAGGGAGGAGAGCTATAGTAATTTCAACAGTAACCAGACTTTCTCAACAGGCATTACAGTTCAAAACCAAATCTCTCACAGTAATGTTAATAGGGTCTTTCCACCAATTTGGTCAAATTGTGTAATTTGTGTAATTTGGTCAAATTTTTGGGGGGATTTCACCTCATTTTAACAGTCTGTCTAAAAGAGCAAATGTTCAactataaaaaaaatgttttcccaaatctaaaaaaaaaatattttattaagGGCCTATTAAATGTCAAAATAGTAACAGGGCTGAAGATGTTTTTTCTTAAATAAGCCATACATCCACTTGTGACAGGGGAATGGAAGGTTGTTGCGAAAGGGAATGGCAATTGAATGGAAGCACGTCTctatgagtaacagggttgacgtgttctGCCCGACCCGCTCAGTTTCTTCACCACGAAACAGCCAAAAAGACTAGAACCAGCTAACCTGCTTTTACTctatttgactattagatgttctatTTAACAAAaatgaatagtttcaccatattaaaaacGACAGGCCAGttcacataacagggttgacctttcATTTACGTATGTCCCTCATTGtatcactaatcacatgaaacAAATACATCTTCAGAGATGACTTTGTTAAAGTAAAATAACTACGGCTTTACAATGATGTTGAAACTTGGAGAAACTTGGGGATTAAGTGGGttcaaatcttcctagaagtgacacagggttgatggagggacatgtcaaaaggCTGCGTTTTGGCACTTCAACAAGCCTTTATACACATCTGATTGATTGAATTCTCCATTCGGTCTCTATTAAAAAAGGCACTTtgtttaatataacaggcttttaaaatgtaatattaGTGCAGAACATTGTGCACCAATATAAAAAGGGATGCGAAAGGCACGCTTAGTGGAACGACCCAATAGTAAACAAGTAGATAACGGTGATTGTCACCACCACACTGTTTTCATCAGTTAACATGTGATAGCGCAGTAgcaaaagacagaagaaaagtaaaaaatatataccatTTTGACTTGTAACGCTCCATTAATTGTTCAAGTGGGGAAAGTTCGGTGAATGTACTTTAATGAAATATAATTTTTGGCACTTCTGCCGTTGTGTAAAATGTACATATTGCTCAGTTCCCCCCACCCGGACTATGGAGAAGTGGATATTATTTATTTGTAGTAGATTTGCTCCAAATGTCTCTGCATCACTCCTCCCAGAACCATTTATAGAGCTCAGTAACCATCCGATTCTCAGGGTGGCCTCTGATGTACTCACAGCTGTTGCAGGCATTCTGAATGGGGAAGCTGTTGATACGGACCGTGTGGATCCTCTGCCACTTGAAGTATTTACGGTACATCTCCTCATTCTCGTCCAAGAAGAGGAGGTGTTTGGCCAGGGCTATGGGCGAGCGGAAGTCATCCACATGGATGAAGGAATCTCCAGGGATGAACTTCTCATAGTTCCCTCTTGTCGGGCCCATGACCACAGGAACTGCGCCCAACTTGAGAGCGTTATATAGTTTTTCTGTGATGTAGTCCTTATGGACGGAGTTCTCAAAAGACAAGTAGAATTTACAGCTGGCCACGATCATTCTGTATTCACTAAGAGATACCTTTTTGTTGAAAGGGTCCCCGTAGGTGTGAATCCTGATGAATTTGCGCAGCTCCATGTAGTACCAAGTTCTCTTGTGTCCTGGGTTCCAGTTGCTAACGATCCAACAGACCAGTCGGTTTTTATGTGGGACAAactcctccctctctttagtCCGAGGGACGAGAGATCCATAAGGCATGTTGATGTCTGCATCCTGCCTGTAGTTCAAAGTCACATTAAACAGATCTTCCAAGCCAGGTATTCTATTTGTGTGTGCCGGTGATTCGAAATTCATCCACACCCATTTCTGGAAGGAGGGCCGTGGTTCTTGTGGCAGGTTGGATAAATCCTCTTCGATTTCTCTGTGGTGGATGAGAACGGCATCCGCTTGACTGTACAGCTCTCGGTCCGCTGTCAGGTGACAGCCTTCGATGTTGTACAAGGACCTGCAGGAGTTCAGTTTAAAGGGATGGTCAAAGGGCCAGTGCCAGACCAGCACGGTAACGTCCTGTTTGTGCTCCGCCTGGAAGTGCTTGGCCAGGACAGGGAGCCAGGTGATAGCAGGTCGGTACAGTAGACAGGTCAGCAAGCAGCCCAGCAGGAGAATGCCCATCAGGCTCTGGTGCCCAATTCTACAATTTGGTCCAAGATACGTCATTTGGCCTGTCAAAAGGAAAGGCTGTTCGTTTAAAAGTTTATTAAGAACAGGCAAACACATCTAATCACTATTATTGCATGTATTCGTAAAGTTGACACTGATTATTTTAGCACGAGGAATACTGGTCAATCATAAACTCAGACCACAGACAGGTTTTAGGGTGAGGGCAGACATCTGCTGACAAGGCTAGTTCTCTATCAGCGGACCATTTCATTGGTTCACTAGTCATGCATATTATGTGGTTGTCATAACAGTAATCAAAGTCAATAAGACAAGCTTAGGTTTCTGTTAGGTTAGTGACTTCTGAAGTGACTGAGGCAGTGGTTGTCACGAAGATCCTGAGTTCACAGGACATGCTTTCCATCCAGAGAAACAAATTAGCCATGTGGTCAAACTAAACAAATACTCTGGATACTTATCCGGGCTATTGTGTGTATAGAGTCCACCCTCTGACCCAGAATATATCAATAACTATTGAGGATACAGTAAGACTATTGAACTAAGGAGTCATGGGACCCAAGGGTTTGGGGGCTGTGATTTCACCCTTGCCCGGGGTAATTAACTACAGGTTGCAGGATATGTAACCTAAAGGGTTACTAATGAGAGGACAGGTTCTACGTAAACATACTACGCAGTCAAATAAAGACAGCACGTTATACAACGGGAAATACCAGAGTAGGCAATAAATGACTTGGTAATAACAAACCTGTGTGACTGTTTTGATAACAACAAGTTGCCATAAAGCCAGCTAATATTTAAATACATGAATATAGCTATGTAGGATCTATACACACACGGTATCTGACCAAACCTTTGTTCCGATGTTCTTTCTGTTTCGACTTGTCTGTTAAAAGAAACACAAAATCCTTTTTCTAACACAACCAATTATATAGACTTGATAAAAGACAAACACATACTAAACTCAACACtaaatcagacagacagagactccaTTCAAACATAGAGAACAGCTACATCCAATAATTCATATCTACACCACATTCCACATTGCTCTTCAAGGAAATAATATACTGGGTGAGGGATGCTTACCTGCTAGCTCTGAGATTTAACTTTGAACTTAAACAGAATGATGTTGCTAGCTTTGACTTAAAACCACACCTGACACCTAGCTGAGTCACATTGCACTCATGTGTCTCCACAACCTTGAGTGAGGATAAGCCTAGAACTGGTGTGCTACTGCAGGCAGAGGGACAGCCTCTCTAGCCTTTGCCCTTCATGTCACACCTTAGACACACTGCCTACTTCCCTGCCGTGTGCAATTTGTCAAAGAAATACACACCTTCATAATGTGCTTAGTTTTGTCAATGTGGGTTGGCGAgcgaccctcctgtaggttctcactCCTGCCCCAGAGTTGTAAATAACCTGGtgcagtttatcaaccagctaattattagaatcaggtgcgctagattagggttggagcgaaaacctacaggatgataGCTCTcggggaacagggttggagagccctagtATATCATGTGTAAgtagtgttatgaaatgtaaataatattttaaaAGACAATGCATACGTGTAATGCAGTGTAAATATCAGAGAAGGAGGAAGTAAATACTCAAAATATTAATTGTAAGGTAAAGATTAAACTTGTCATCAGACAGTAAAGATTTGCTCTTTGGTAGGAGTCCTTTTGAAACCAGATATTAATTAGCTTTTTTTtagtattttgaccaatcacagattatttcacatcagctctttttcagacttgtgaggcatctgtttcttaaactagacactcacatgtacttgtcatcttgctcagttgtgcactggggcctcccactcctctttctattctggttagatccAGTTTGCactattctgtgaagggagaagtacacaacgttgtacgagatctttagtttcttggcaatttctcgcatagaatagccttcatttctcagaacaagaatagactgaagaatttcagaagaaaggtctttgtttctagccattttgagcctgtaattgatcccacaaatgctgatgctccagatactcaactagcctaaagaaggccagttgtaatgcttctttaatcagaacaacagttttcagctgtgctaacgtaattgcaaaagggctttctaatgataaatttgccttttaaaatgataaacttggattagctaacacaatgtgtcattggaacacaggagtgatggttgatgataaaggacctctgtacgcctacgtagatattccataaagaaatctgccgtttccagctacaatagtcatttacaacattagcaatgtctacactgtatttctgatcaatttgatgtgattttaatggacaacaaaaatgattttctttctaaaacaaggacatttttaaatTACTCCAAAtgtttgaaaggtagtgtacacATATTATCGCTAAAAACTGCTTGCCATTAAACAGCTTTAGTACAAACTTTCACCACCTGTGATGAGCCAAACATCCTTCAGTTCTTGTTTATCTCACAAGCCTTCTGTAAACTATGAAAGCCCTCTATGTTCATGATAGATAGAGCTAAGGTTACAAATCAGCAGGGAATAAGTGAGGATTTCTGAAAaaacagggaatttattgaaagtttcctgaattttgcaaccctaaatAGAGCTAAATATAAGCACTATAATGTAAACAGACAGGCAATTCTCACATAAaaattacactacatgaccaaaagtatgtggctcgtcaaacatctcattccaaaatcatgggcattattatggagttggtcccccctttgctgctataacagcctccactcttctgggaaggctttccactagattttgaAATATTGttgcgaggacttgcttccattcagtcacaagagcattagtgaggtcgggcgcggatgttgggcgattaggcctggctcgcagtcggcgttccaattcatcccaaaggtgttcgatggggctgaagtcagggctctgtgcaggcaagtcaagttcttccacactgatctcgacaaaccatttctgaatggacctcgctttgtgcacgggggcattgtcatgctgaaacaggaaagggccttccccaaactgttgccacaaagtaggaagcacagaatcatctagaatatcattgtatgctgtagcattcaAATttgccttcactggaactaaggggcctagcctgaaccatgaaaaacagaccattattcttcctccgccaaactttacagttggcactatgcattggggcaggtatcgTGCTCCTTGCATCTGCcaaaacgtgattcatcactccagagaatgtgtttccactgctctagagtccgATGGCTGcaagctttataccactccagccgacgcttggcattgcatatggtgatcttaggcttgtgtgcggatgctcggccatggaaaccaatttcatgaagctccagacgaacagttttTGTGTTGATTTTGCTTCCAGAgccagtttggaacttggtagtgagtattacaaccgaggacagaagatttttacGCGTTACGCGCTTCAGCGCTCAGCGGTTCtgttctgtgagattgtgtggcctaccactttgggGCTGAACCGTTGtggctcctagacatttccacttcacaataacagcacttacatttgaccggggcagctccaaCAGGGCCAAAATTTGACatattgacttgttggaaaggtggcatcctatgacgatgccacgttgaaggtcaatgagctcttcaataaggccattctactgctaatgtttgtctatggagattgcatggctgtgtgctcgattaaATACACCTATCAGCAAAGGGAttggctgaaatagacaaatccactaatttgaaggtgtatccatatacttttgtatagaTAGTGTATATTGGCAGGAAGGATGTTTGgcatgcattttacatttacaataaatcatgaaagtggccattttaggccaTTTTTAGAGCTTATACATGTgtcctgtaagaccctatgatctgtAAACTGTACATGATACAGAAAACAGAGTGTTAAGATTCAAAATTTTTCCATGAATTTATTCAACATTAAAAATATTTATATCTCAATAGTACCCTTTTTGATTTTGTTAATTTTAAGATTGTTTGGATAATGCATTCTACAAGTACATacaagttgaagtcggaagtttacatagaccttagccaaatacaattaaTGTAAGGGGTgcgtggcagggaagtcaggtgcaggagaacgaacttggtatcaACGGAGTTGTTTAATAAATGCTGACAAAACTCCAAAACAACCAAAATGTACACAATAACAAAGTGGGTAAAAACCCGTCACACACCAAC
This genomic stretch from Oncorhynchus clarkii lewisi isolate Uvic-CL-2024 chromosome 13, UVic_Ocla_1.0, whole genome shotgun sequence harbors:
- the LOC139424040 gene encoding 4-galactosyl-N-acetylglucosaminide 3-alpha-L-fucosyltransferase 9-like, whose amino-acid sequence is MTYLGPNCRIGHQSLMGILLLGCLLTCLLYRPAITWLPVLAKHFQAEHKQDVTVLVWHWPFDHPFKLNSCRSLYNIEGCHLTADRELYSQADAVLIHHREIEEDLSNLPQEPRPSFQKWVWMNFESPAHTNRIPGLEDLFNVTLNYRQDADINMPYGSLVPRTKEREEFVPHKNRLVCWIVSNWNPGHKRTWYYMELRKFIRIHTYGDPFNKKVSLSEYRMIVASCKFYLSFENSVHKDYITEKLYNALKLGAVPVVMGPTRGNYEKFIPGDSFIHVDDFRSPIALAKHLLFLDENEEMYRKYFKWQRIHTVRINSFPIQNACNSCEYIRGHPENRMVTELYKWFWEE